One genomic window of Arachis stenosperma cultivar V10309 chromosome 10, arast.V10309.gnm1.PFL2, whole genome shotgun sequence includes the following:
- the LOC130958052 gene encoding citrate-binding protein-like, protein METVSEIRGLIILICFSLIMHRTGTSAVNYLTLGFTELPLNSSNLHNHKPYNLPINARYCFKHGVHKFWLYSTDKPLSLNSTTRPRSEIRIRGYDYSHGVWQFEGYGFVPYGTSGVCIMQVFGAHPKRATTLMLRMIDGWLAYYGGPFLVPNMWERWFRLNVIHDVEASIVKVYVDGVQVFQAPGHGGSFHYFKFGLYAQPNASYYMESRWKGIRVLKKDYY, encoded by the exons ATGGAGACTGTAAGTGAAATTCGTGGTCTAATCATACTTATTTGTTTCTCATTGATCATGCATAGGACAGGAACTTCTGCGGTGAACTACCTAACTCTGGGTTTCACTGAACTTCCACTTAACAGCTCCAATCTTCATAACCACAAGCCTTATAATCTACCCATAAATGCACGATACTGCTTTAAGCACGGAGTGCACAAGTTTTGGTTATACTCCACGGACAAACCTCTTTCCCTAAATAGCACAACAAGGCCAAGATCAGAAATCCGCATTCGA gGGTACGACTATTCCCATGGGGTCTGGCAATTTGAAGGGTATGGGTTTGTGCCGTATGGCACATCGGGAGTGTGCATCATGCAAGTTTTTGGGGCACATCCGAAGAGAGCCACCACTCTTATGTTGAGAATGATTGACGGTTGGCTTGCATATTATGGGGGTCCATTCCTGGTTCCAAACATGTGGGAGAGATGGTTCCGTTTGAATGTGATCCATGATGTGGAGGCCTCCATCGTGAAGGTTTATGTTGATGGTGTTCAAGTTTTCCAAGCACCTGGTCATGGTGGTTCCTTCCACTACTTCAAATTTGGGCTTTATGCACAACCTAATGCTTCCTACTACATGGAATCCCGCTGGAAAGGAATTAGAGTTCTCAAGAaagattattattaa